The segment CAGGAATTATAGATTTTTTTATCATTTTACTTTTACTTACAATTTTCTTTTCTTTTAACATTATTTTAATGTCTGCAGCAGCTGCAAAAGCATAAACCGGAAGATAACCAAGTGTTGCTAACAGCATTACAAAATTAAAGGCTGATATCATTGACTTGCTGTAATTCATAAGTAAAAGAATATTAATTAATACTGAACCTATTATTAAACTTCCTACTGGAGTTTTGTGTTTAGGGTGAACTTTTGAAAATACTGCAGGAAAAATTCCATCTTCCCCTGCTGCATAAGCTACACGAGCTGTTGCAAAAATCCAACCAATAGTTGTTCCTAAAACGCTTATTACAGATGCAACTATTATAGCTTTAGTAATACCTTTACCTAAAAATCTAGAAAATATATCAACAATAGGTGCTGAACTTTTTGCAAGCTCTGCTTGTGGCATTGCTCCCATAGCACTTACACTTATACAAAGATAAACAACTAAAGCTATTATTATTCCCATTATTGTACTTAACTTAACATTTCTTTCAGGATTATGTATCTCACCTGCTACAACTGTAGCACTTTCAAGACCAGTAAAAGCCCAAAGGGTACAGGCCATTGCAGCGGGCATTGAACTAAAACCTTTACCTGCCGGAAAAGCAGGAGCTATATATTCTGGGTTGAAATAAAAAAACGAAACAATTATAAAACCCACAAATAGTACTATTTTAAATATCGTCATGGCAGTTTGAATAAAACTTGCCTCTTTTACTCCTACTATATTTATAATAGTGAATATCCATAAAACAGCACTTGTATATATAAAAGATAAGAAAGGGCTATTTGCAATGCTAGGAATTAAAGCACCTGTATAACTCGATACAGTTGTAATTATAGCTGCATTTCCTATCCAAGAAGCATTCCAATAGAGCCAGGCATTTATAAAGCCTACAAACTCTCCAAAAGCAATCTTAGGGTATTCATAAGGTCCTCCGGTTTTAGTAAACTTAGAGCCTAAATTTGCATAGGATAAAGCTACAAATATAGATCCCATACCTGTTATTACCCAAGCCATTATAGTAGGACCAGGACCTGATATACTAGCTAAAGATGCTGGCAACATGAATATTCCAGAACCAATCATATTCCCCGCTACCAGCATCGTTGCTGTTAAAAGTCCAATCTCTTTCTTTAGTGAACTCTTTTTTTCCATTTTTAAATTATCCTCCTCCTTTA is part of the Haloimpatiens sp. FM7315 genome and harbors:
- a CDS encoding APC family permease; this translates as MEKKSSLKKEIGLLTATMLVAGNMIGSGIFMLPASLASISGPGPTIMAWVITGMGSIFVALSYANLGSKFTKTGGPYEYPKIAFGEFVGFINAWLYWNASWIGNAAIITTVSSYTGALIPSIANSPFLSFIYTSAVLWIFTIINIVGVKEASFIQTAMTIFKIVLFVGFIIVSFFYFNPEYIAPAFPAGKGFSSMPAAMACTLWAFTGLESATVVAGEIHNPERNVKLSTIMGIIIALVVYLCISVSAMGAMPQAELAKSSAPIVDIFSRFLGKGITKAIIVASVISVLGTTIGWIFATARVAYAAGEDGIFPAVFSKVHPKHKTPVGSLIIGSVLINILLLMNYSKSMISAFNFVMLLATLGYLPVYAFAAAADIKIMLKEKKIVSKSKMIKKSIIPVLGIIYSIWATIGSGLEVCLYGLLLMVMGIPVYFYMKKRIKRKRTLKTLKKQCNI